The following proteins come from a genomic window of Candidatus Hydrogenedentota bacterium:
- a CDS encoding GNAT family N-acetyltransferase, with amino-acid sequence MNIRDFLRDDTEAIVRLYVETVRRVNSRDYAPEQIAAWAPDDVNIDEWQERLDNRYTYVAEMEGKIVGFIDLEPRGCIDCIYCHAEHQGEGIGTALLARCEKHAKAMGLGRLYTEASITARPFLEKHGYTVTEEHEVTRKGVRFTNFHMEKRI; translated from the coding sequence GTGAACATTCGAGATTTCTTGCGGGACGACACCGAAGCGATTGTCCGCCTGTACGTGGAGACGGTCCGGCGGGTAAACAGCCGCGACTATGCCCCGGAGCAGATCGCGGCCTGGGCGCCCGACGACGTCAACATCGACGAATGGCAAGAACGTCTCGACAACCGGTACACGTACGTTGCCGAGATGGAAGGCAAGATCGTTGGTTTCATCGATCTGGAACCTCGCGGGTGTATCGACTGCATATACTGTCACGCCGAGCACCAGGGAGAAGGTATCGGGACAGCTCTCTTGGCGCGTTGCGAAAAACACGCAAAGGCCATGGGACTCGGCCGTCTGTACACTGAAGCCAGCATCACTGCGCGGCCCTTTCTGGAGAAACATGGCTACACGGTGACTGAAGAACATGAGGTCACTCGGAAGGGCGTTCGTTTTACCAATTTTCACATGGAGAAGCGAATCTAG